The DNA segment ACGGATCCGGCTGGCCGCGCTGAAATGGCGCGGCGAACAGGCCGGGCCGCTGATCGCCGCCGTACGGGCCGAGGGCCGCGGGACCGCGTCGGCCGGGCGCGTCGCGCGGAGCAAGTCCGCCTTCGACGGGCTGCGGGCCGACATGGCCGTCCAGCAGCGCCACATCGAGGCCGAAGCGGCGCGGGCTCGGTCCGGTCTTGACGCGTCCCGCCGTACCCAGAACCGGGTTCTGATCGCCCTGCTCGCGGCCTTCGCCCTGGTGGTGGTCACGCTCAGCGTGCTGTTGCACCGGATCGTGGGCCGTCCGCTGTACGCGCTGCGCACCTCGTCGGAGACCGTACGCGGCGGGGAGTTCCACCACCGGATCGAGGTCACGGGCCCCGCCGATGTGCGGGCCGTCGGAGCGGCCGTGGACGACATGCGGCGGCGGCTCGCCGACGAGCTGGCCGATTCCCTGGAGCGCGAGACGCTGCTCGCGGGGCAGACCGAGGAGCTGCGGCGGTCCAACTCGGAGCTGGAGCAGTTCGCCTATGTGGCCTCGCACGACCTCCAGGAACCGCTGCGCAAGGTCGCCTCGTTCTGCCAGCTGCTGGAGAAGCGGTACGGCGACGAGCTGGACGACCGGGGCAAGCAGTACATCGACTTCGCGGTCGACGGGGCCAAGCGGATGCAGGTCCTCATCAACGACCTGCTCACCTTCTCCCGGGTCGGCAGGGTCCTCGACGGCTGGAAGACCGTCGGCCTGGGCACCTCCCTGGACCGGGCGCTGGCCAATCTGGCGCTGGTGACCGAGGAGTCGGGGGCGACCGTCGTACGCCCGGACCCGCTGCCCGAGGTCACCGGTGACCCCACGTCGCTGGCCATGCTCTGGCAGAACCTGATCGGCAACGCGGTCAAGTTCCGCCGGGCCGGGCACCCTTCCGTCGTCACCGTCGGCTGCACCGCCGAGGGCGACAGCTGGCACGTGACCGTGTCGGACAACGGCATCGGGGTGGCCCCGGAGTTCGCCGAGAAGATCTTCGTGATCTTCCAGCGCTTGCACGCACGGGACGAGTACGAGGGAACCGGGATCGGGCTCGCGCTCTGCCGGAAGATCGTCGAGTTCCACGGCGGCCGGATCTGGCTGGACGAGTCGGTGGCGGAGGGCGCGTGCATCCACTTCACGCTCCCGGTCGCCCCCGACCCCGCCCTCGCGGCCGACCGCTCCACCACACCCCAGGGAGAGACCCCGTGAACACCCCTGTCGAGCCCATCGAGGTCCTGCTCGTGGAGGACGACCCCGGCGACGAGCTGATGACCCGTGAGGCGTTCGCGGACAACAAGATCGGCAACACGCTTCATGTGGTGCGGGACGGCGAGGAGGCGCTCGACTTCTTCTACCGGCGCGGCGCCCATGCCTCCGCGCCGCGCCCGGATCTGGTGCTGCTGGATCTGAACCTGCCCAAGTACGACGGCCGACAGGTGCTCGAACAGGTCAAGTCGGATCCGGAGCTCTGCGACATCCCCGTCGTGGTGCTGACGACGTCATCGGCCGAGGAGGACATCCTGCGCAGCTACCGGCTGCACGCCAACGCCTATGTCACCAAGCCGGTCGATCTGGAGCAGTTCATGTCCGCGGTGCGCCAGATCGACGACTTCTTCCTCACGGTGGTGCGGCTCCCGCACCGGATGTGATCCGGTGCGGGCCGGCGGGCTACTTGTTCTCCAGCTGGAGGTTCAGTTCCTTCTCCTGGTCACCGAGGGCCTCGCCCTGCTCCTCGACGGAGAACACGGTGCCCAGCGCGGTCCGCATCACGTCGACGGCGTGATAGCCGCCCTGCACGGTGGCCGTGACCGGTGCCGTGAGGCCGGCGGGGCGCAGCGGTCCCGGGTCCGCGTCCAGCACCTCGTAGGACGCCGTCCACACGGTCGGCCTGCCGGGAATCTCCGTCTGCGGGCTGTCCTCGGGTGCACGGTCGCTGGGGAAGGCCGAGCGCAGCGCGCCGAAGACAGCCGCCGCGTCCTCCTTCGAGTGGCCGGTGAGCGCCACCGTGACGAGCGTGTCCTGGTTGTCCGTGTCGGCCATCGTGCTCACTTTCCTTGTCGGATCGCGCTGGGTAACGGGGACGGGTGCGGGGGGGGGCGGTCAGGTCACTCACCGGGATCGGCGCCGTGCCAGACCGTGGTGATGTTGCAGAACTCGCGGATCCCGTGGGCGGCGAGTTCGCGCCCGTACCCGGAGCGCTTGACCCCGCCGAACGGCAGGGCCGGGTGGGAGGCGGTCATGCCGTTGAAGAAAACACCCCCCGCTTCGAGATCCCGTACGAACAGATCCACTTCCCCGTCGTCCCGGGTCCAGACATTGGAACTCAGACCGAACGGAGTGTCATTGGCCACCCTCACCGCCTCGTCGGCGCTCGTCACCCGGTAGACGGTGGCCACCGGGCCGAACGCCTCCTCGTGGTGGATGCGCATATCGGTGGTGATGCCCATCAGGACGGTGGGCGAGAAGAACCAGCCGCGGTCGTCCCCCTCCGGCCGCCCGCCGCCGCAGAGCGCGGTCGCTCCCCTGCGTACGGCATCGTCGACCAGCTCCTCCAGATCGGTGCGGCCCTGCTCGGTGGCGAGCGGCCCGACGTCGGTCGACTCGTCCAGCGGGTCGCCGACCGTCAGTGCGGCCATCCGGGTGGTGAACTCCTCCGTGAACGCGTCATAGACATCCGTATGGACGATGAAGCGCTTGGCCGCGATGCACGACTGCCCGTTGTTCTGCACCCGGGCCGTCACCGCGATCCGCGCGGCCCGCCCGACGTCGGCCGACGGCATCACGATGTACGGATCGCTGCCGCCCAGCTCCAGGACGGTCTTCTTGACCTCGTCGCCCGCGACGGCCGCGACCGAGCGGCCTGCGGGTTCGCTGCCGGTGAGGGTCGCCGCGGCCACCCGGGGGTCGCGCAGGATCGCCTCGACCGCGCCGGAGCCGATCAGCAGGGTCTGGAAGCAGCCCTGCGGGTATCCGGCCCGCTCGAAGAGTTCGCCCAGGTAGAGGGCGGTCTGCGGCACGTTCGACGCGTGCTTGAGCAGGCCCGTGTTTCCGGCCATCAGCGCGGGCGCGGCGAACCGTACGACCTGCCAGAGCGGGAAGTTCCACGGCATGACGGCCAGCACGACGCCCAGCGGGCGGTAGCGGGTGTACGCACGGCCGGCGCCGGAGTCCTCCGCGTCGGCCCGGGACGGGTGTTCGTCGGCCAGCAGCTCGGCCGCGTGCTTGGCGTACCAGCGCATCGCCTTGGCGCACTTGGCGGCCTCGGCCCGGGCGGCGGCGACCGGCTTGCCCATCTCGGTGGTCATCGTGCGCGCGATGTCCGCCTGCTCGCTCTCCAGCAGGTCGGCGGCGCGGTTCAGCAGCCGCGCCCGCTCGGCGAATTCCGTGGTGCGGTAGGAGCGGAAGGCGGCGTGCGCCGCCGCCAGACGGCGCTCGATCTCCTCGGCGCCCAGCGCCTCGAAGGTCTGGAGCGTTTCACCGGTGGCAGGGTTCACCGTGGCGATGGGCATGGGTGGGTCCTCCTCGTACTCGCCCTCCGACCTTCGCCCGCCCGGTGCGCCGCCGCAACGCGGGCGGCGGGGCGGGGCACACCTGCCGGAATCGTTCGCGATGCGAACCGTCCGCCCTATGCTGACCCGATGGCGATGATCAGGAGTGAGGAGCCGATGGGGATCGCGGCCGCGCTGGTGCGGACGTCGTTCCTGGTCCAGGCCGTGTACACGGAAGCCAGCCGGGAGTACGGACTGCCCGTGCAGCAGGCCCAGTTGATCTGCGTACTGATGGCTCAGCCGCGCGGCATGGGGGAATTGAGCACCATGCTGGGCCTGGAGAAGTCCAGCCTGACCGGTCTCGTGGACCGGGCGGAGCGGCGCGGGCTGGTGCACCGGGAGCCGGATCCGCTGGACAGACGCGCGGTGCGGGTCGCCCTGTCCGACGAGGGCGCCAGGGTGTCCGGCGACTTCTGCGCCGACGCGAGCGTGCGGATGGAGGCGCTGGCCGACGGAGCGGGTCCGGCGGAGCGCGACCGGCTGGCGGCGTTACTGGGGCAGCTGGTGCGGGGCAACGAGGTGCCGGTGGTCTTCACGGAGCCGAAGCGGGCCGGGGCGGCGCCCTCGGCGTGAAGGCGGGCCGCGTGGTGCGCGAAGGCGGGCCAAGGGAACGAGTTGTATGAACAAGTTCTGCGAAAGCTGACCGGAATCGGCTGAGTTGTTCGCTTCATATGCCGTGTTCCGCCACTTGCCTGCCACCAGCTCTTCCCTTTCACCCCCTCGTCTGGGAAGACTCGGCTGGATCAATCCCCTCACACCACGAGAGGTCCCCCTCCACATGCCTCAGTTCAATCGGCGCCGCTTCCTCCAGATCGCGGGCGCGACCGCGGGCTTCTCGGCCCTCTCGAACAGCATCGACCGTGCCGCCGCCATCCCCGCGAAGCGCCGCTCGGGAACGATCAAGGACATCGAGCACATCGTCGTCCTGATGCAGGAGAATCGTTCATTCGACCACTACTTCGGTTCCATGAAGGGTGTTCGCGGCTTCGGCGACCCCCGCCCGGTGACACCCGTCGGGGGCAAGCCGGTCTGGTACCAGTCGGACGGCACCAAGGACGTCCTGCCCTACCACCCGGACGCCGAGGATCTCGGCATGAAGTTCATCGCCGGCCTCGACCACGACTGGGCGGGCGGCCACAAGGCCTGGAACCAGGGCAAGTACGACCAGTGGATTCCCGCCAAGTCCGCGGGCACGATGGCCCATCTGACCCGCAAGGACATCCCGTTCCACTACGCGCTGGCCGACGCGTTCACGGTGTGCGACGCCTACCACTCGTCGTTCATGGGGGCCACCGACCCCAACCGCTACTACCTGTGGTCCGGTCACGTCGGCAATGACGGCAAGGGCGGCGGCCCGGTACTCGGCAACGCCGAGGCCGGGTACGACTGGACGACGTACCCGGAGCGCCTGGAGAAGTCCGGGGTCTCCTGGAAGATCTACCAGGACATCGGTGACGGCCTGGACAAGGACGGCTCCTGGGGCTGGATCGACGACGCCTACCGCGGCAACTACGGCGACAACTCGCTGCTGTACTTCAACACGTACCGCAACGCCAAGGCCGGCGACCCGCTGTACGAGAAGGCGCGCACCGGCACGAACGCCAAGAACGGCGACGGCTTCTTCGACATCCTCCGGGCCGACGTGAAGGCGGACAAGCTGCCCCAGGTCTCCTGGGTCGCCGCCCCCGAGGCCTTCTCCGAGCACCCCAACTGGCCCGCGAACTACGGTGCCTGGTACGTCTCCCAGGTGCTGGACGCGCTGACGTCGAACCCGGAGGTGTGGAGCAAGACGGCGCTCTTCGTCACCTACGACGAGAACGACGGCTACTTCGACCACGCCCTCCCGCCGTTCCCGCCGGCCTCCGCCGACCGGGGCGCCTCCACGGTGGACACCTCGCTCGACTACTTCCCCGGCGACGCGAGTTACGGTGCGGGACCCTACGGCCTCGGCCAGCGCGTCCCGATGACCGTCGTCTCCCCCTGGAGCACCGGGGGCTACGTCTGCTCCGAGGTCTTCGACCACACCTCGGTCATCCGCTTCATGGAGGCCCGCTTCGGTGTGGCGGAGCCGAACATCTCGCCCTGGCGGCGGGCCATCTGCGGTGACCTGACGTCGGCCTTCGACTTCGGTCTGCAGAACACCAGGCCCGCCACGCTGCCCGACACCGCCGGCTTCCGGCCGCCGGACAACGACCGGCACGACAGTTACGTACCGAAGGCGCCCGCGGACCCGGCGCTGCCCAAGCAGGAGGCCGGGTCGCGGCCGTCCCGTCCGCTGCCCTACGCCCCGCTGGTGGACGGGCAGGCGGCGCCGGCCGACGGGAAGTTCACGCTCACCTTCAGCGGGGGCGCGGACGCCGGAGCCTGCTTCACGGTGACGTCGGCCAACCGCGGCGACGGGCCGTGGACGTACACCGCCGAGGCGGGCAAGAAGCTCTCGGACACCTGGAACACCTCCTACTCCAAGGGTTCCTACGATCTCTCGGTGTTCGGCCCGAACGGTTTCCTCCGTACGTTCAAGGGCCCCGGCTCCACCGCGGGCCCCGAGGTGACCGCGCGCCACCGGGCCGGCGACGGCTCGGTCGAGCTGACGATGACCAACGCGGGCGGCGCCGACTGCCACCTCACCGTCAGCAACGCGTACGGCGGGAAGAGCGAGACCTTCACGGTCCGCAAGGGGAAGACCGTGGTCCACACGGTGGACCTGCGCTCCACCCGGCAGTGGTACGACCTGACCGTGGTCTCGGACCTGGACGGCGGTTATCTGCGCCGGCTGGCCGGACATGTCGAGACCGGCAGGCCCGGGGTGAGCGACCCGGCGATCATCACCGGCTGACCGCTGTTGGTGCCGGGCCCCGCGAGCCGGGGCCCGGCACCGGAACGGACGCTGTCAGCACCGACAGCAGCCGGAGCGTGGCGGGACCCGGACCGGGCCGTGCTGTTCAGTCCGTGCCGTCGGGTGCGGCGCCGCCCGCCACCGGGACCGCCGTGCCGAGCGGGACCTGGGGGCCCGCGCTCTCGGACAGCCAGCGCCGCAGAACGCGGTGCACCTGTTCGGCGCCGATCAATTCCTGCCCCTCGTCCACCGGTGCCGACAGATCGAGCGGCGCCAGCAGGAAGGGCGCCGACTGTTCGCCGCCGAGGCCGCCGTGCGAGCCGATCTGCCCCTCGAAGGCGTGCACGGTGCCGGTCTCCGGGTCGTACATCGAATTGACCATGACATCGGCGACATGCGGGAACGCGTCCGTCCTCCGTACAGCGTCGGCCGCACCGGGCCCGAAGCCCGCGAGCGGGCCCTCGCCGTCGGCCAGCCGGGCGACCGGCACCTCGGCTCCGTCCGGACCCAGCACCACCGAACCGTGCTCCTCGCTCGCCAGGAGCAGGAACCCGATCCCCGGATGGTTGGCCAGGGTGGGCAGCAGCGCCGGGTTGCGGCGGTCCAGCTGCTCGCGCGTCATCCGGCCGGGCACGTCGGGGAAGGAGATGAGCCCGAGGTTCCCGGAGGCCAGCACGACCGGGTCGGAGCCGGGGTCCGGCGGGGTCTCGTCGCCGGCCGGCACCGGCCGGTGCAGCACCACACGGACCGCGGCCCGTGCCTCCGAGCCGCTCCTCGTCCGCTGGGCCCGGCGCGGGACCGGCAGCCCGCAGCCCGCCCGCACCAGGTCCTTGAGCGTCAGTCCGTACGCGCCCTCGAAGGTCTGCCCGGGGCTCTGCCCGTGGTCCGAGAGCAGCACGATGCGGTACGGGCGCGGTGCGTGGTCCTCGGCCTTCGCGATCAGCGCCAGCGAACGGTCGAGCCGCGCCAGCACCTTGGCCGCGTCCCTGCTGTGCGGCCCGCTGTGGTGCGCCACCTCGTCGTACGCCACCAGGTCGGCATAGACCGCGGTCCGGCCGGCGAACATGTCGCCTATCACCGCGGACACCACCACGTCGCGCTCCACCACGGTCGCGAAGGCCCTGATGAACGGGTAGAGGCCACCGCGCTTGATCCGCGGCTCCTCCTGCCGGGCGCGGGCCCGCGTCGACTCACCGATCTCGCGGCCGACCTCCGCGAAGAACGAGATCGCGGTACGGACCGCGTTGGCCGGGTCGGAGAAGTACGCGAAGTAGCCGGCCCGGGAGCGGTGGTCGCGGTCCCGCCGTGCGGCGACCGAGAGCACCAGGGCCAGTTCGTCGGCGCCGCCGCTGAAGAGGTTGCCGCGGCTCGCGCCGTCCATGCCGAGCAGCCCGCCGTCGCCGGTGCGCGCGACCGCCCGGCGCTGGAGCTCGGCGGCGCTGGCCGGCCGGTTGCAGACCATCACGTCGCCGGTCTCCTTCTCGTACCAGCGGAAGGCGGGGATGTCGTGGTTGGAGCCGTGCAGGATGCCCAGCTGACTGGCGCCGGTCTGGCTGGACCAGTCGGTGCGCCAGGCGTCGAGCCGGTGGGTGGAGCCGATCCACCCGGCGACGGTGGGCATCAGCCCGTCGTGGACCGCCCGCAGCAGCGCCGCGTGGCCCACCCCGTCGAGCTGGAGGAAGACCGTCCCGTGCGGACCGCCCCGCCCCGTGTCCTCGCCGCGTCTGCGCCGTCTGCGGGAGGCGAGCCGCGAGAGCCTGCGGCGGTACGCCTCGTCGTCGCGCACCGTGAGCGCGGTGGAGGTGGCGGAGGCGACGGCGGACATCACGGCGGCGACCACGACAGCCGTCTCGGGGTTGGACGTGCCGCGACCGTTCGGTATCAGGTCCAGGGCGACCAGCAGGAGCGAGCCGTTGAGGAAGAAGACCAGCAGGCCCAGGACAAGGGCGGGGACCAGCAGCAGCGCGCGCACCACCAGGGGCCAGACCAGCGCGCTGAGCAGGCCGAACGCGGCTGCGCCCCACCCGGCGGTGATCGCGACCGTGGTGGCGCTGTCGCCGTTGTCGGACTCCAGCTGGAAGTCCGGCAGGAGCCCGGCGAGCGCGAGCATGGTCAGGGTGGACACGGCCCACACCACGATCACCCGGAACAGAGCGCTGCCCGCCCTGCGCCATCGCCCTGCGGCCACGCCTCTTCCACCTCACGTCCTGAGGGACCCCGGGTGGGCCCGGCGGCCAGCTTTTCACAGGACCGGACAGCACCCGGGCCACGGCCGCCGGGCGGCAGCAGCTCCGCCGGGTCCCTCGTGACACGGGTCACGGCGGGGACGAGTACCCGCAGGAGTGGCAGATCTTCCAGCCGTCCTGCGTGACGGCGAGGACACCTCCGCAGCGCGGACACTGCTCCGAGTACAGGGTCACGGAGCCTCCTCCCGTTTCGCCTGATCGCTACCCCGCCGTGGACCGGGACAGACGTGACACGCTGTCCGGGCAGCGGGCCGCATAGAGTCGCGTGGAGTCCGGCGCGACGAGACGCGGCCAGAAGCGACCAGACGTGAGGAGGCGGCAGGTGCCGGTCGATGTGACCTGGTGGGGACATGCCACGTGTACGGTCGAGGACTCCGGGGTCCGGGTGCTGACCGACCCGCTGTTCACCCGCAGACTGGCCCACCTCAGGCGCCGCCGCGGCGCGGTGCCGCCGCCCCGCGCGGCAGCCGCCCGGGCCGTCCTCGTCTCGCATCTGCACGCCGACCATCTGCATCTGCCGTCGCTGGCCCGCCTCGCGCCGGGCACCACGCTGATCGTGCCGCGCGGCGCGGTCCGCGCCGTGCCGGGGCTGCGGCGGCTCGGCCTGGCCATCACCGAGGTCCGGGCGGGCGACGAGGTACGGGTCGCGGATCTGGTCGTCCGCGTGGTGCCCGCACGCCACGACGGCCGCCGGATGCCCTTCGGCCCGCAGCGCGCGCCCGCGCTCGGCTTCGTGGTCAGCGGTGAGGCGCGGACCTACTTCGCCGGGGACACCGGCCTGTTCGACGCCATGGCCGAGTCCGTGGGCGAGATCGATGTGGCGCTGCTCCCGGTCGGCGGCTGGGGCCCCTTCCTCGGGCAGGAGCATCTGGACGCCCGGCGGGCCGCCGAGGCGCTGACCGTCCTGCGGCCACGCTCCGCCGTCCCCGTGCACTACGGCACGTTCTGGCCGGTCGGGATGGACGGTGTGCGCCCGCACGAATTCCACACGCCGGGCGACGAGTTCGTACGGCAGGCGGCGCTGCTGGCGCCCGAGGTCTCGGTGTACCGGCTCGCACACGGTGAACTGGTGCGGCCGGAGGTGGCCGGGTGATACATGAACTGGTGAGCCAGGTGCCCCCGGAGTCGACCCAGCAGGCCGTCGGGTATCCGTCGCTCTTCCTGCTGGTGACCCTGGGATCCCTGGTGCCGGTGGTGCCCACGGGCGCGCTGGTGAGTTCAGCGGCCGTGGTCGCCTTCCACCAGACCGATCCGCTGGCGCTGCTCTTCGTGTTCGCCGTGGCCTCCTGCGCCGCTTTCCTCGGAGACATCGCGCTGTACTGGCTCGGGCGGCGCGGCGTGCGCTCCAGGAAGGGCTCACGCTGGCTGGAGGCGCTGCGCAGGCGGGCGCCGCAGGCGCGGCTGGCCAACGCGCAGGAGCAGCTCGACCAGCACAGCAAGTCGGTGCTCGTGCTCTCCCGGCTGGTCCCGGCCGGGAGGATTCCGGTGATGCTGGCCTGTCTGCTCGGTGAGATGCCGCTGCGCAGGTTCGCCCGCGGCGACATCCCGGCCTGTCTCGCCTGGGCCGCCGCGTACCAGCTCATCGGCATACTCGGCGGGTCGCTCTTCGACGAGCCCTGGAAGGGCGTGGTCGTCGCGGTCGCACTCACCCTGCTGGTGAGCGGGGCGCCCGCCGCGTGGCGCAGGCTCAGGACGCGCAGCGGATCGCCCGCGCCCCGCTGAGCCCTTCCCCGGCCCGCCAACTGCCCTTCCGCCGGACCCTGTTCGCACTACCCCTCTCCTACCCGTAGTACTTGGGAGTGACGCGCGAGGTTCGCTCCCCGGCGGGACGCCCAACACCCGGTGTGATCCATAACTTCGGTACCGGAAGTACGCAGAGCCATCCGGTACGGAAGGACCACCCATGGCGTCCCGCCCGCACAGCAGCCGACTGCGCCGCGCCCTGCTCACCGCACTCGTCACCGCTTCGGTGGCCGTGCCGGTGTCGGGTGCGGCCCGCCCGGCGGCCGTCCCCGCACCCGCGCCGACGGCCCTCGCCCCGCTGCGGACCGTGGCCCCGGCGGCCCTGGCCGTGCGGTATGCCACGACGCGCTCCGACATCAGGGCGGCGGGACGGGAGGCCCTGGCCAACGGCGACCCCGGGCGGTCCCGTTCGCTGCGCGCCATGGCCCGGCCGGGGCGCAGCTTCCTCTCCTTCGACGGGCGCGCCGGCGGCCACACCGCCGAGGTCTTCGGCGATCTGTCGCGGGCCCGGCGGATCGCCGTACTGGTCCCGGGGTCGGACACCGGCCTCGACGAGTACGGACGTCTGCTGGCCGGTGCGACGGCGCTCCGGCGGCAGTTGGGCGACGGGGCCGCCGTCGTGGCCTGGCTCGGGTACGCGGCACCCGCCACGGTGAGCACCGATGTGCTGACCACCGGCCGCGCGGACGACGCGGCCCCCGTACTGCGCCACTTCGTAAGGGAGTTGGGCCGGGCCGCGCCGGCCGCCCGGATCTCGCTGCTCTGCCACTCCTACGGTTCGGTGGTCTGCGGGCGGGCCGCCGCCGGTCTGGATGTCGCCGGCATCGTGCTGTACGGCAGCCCCGGCGCGGGGCGCGGGAGCGCCGCCGCCCTGCGCACCCGGGCCACCGTCTGGGCCGCCCGGGGCCGCCACGACTGGATCGCCGACGTGCCCCACGTACGGATCCCGCTGCCGTTCGTCACCGTCGGTCTCGGCGCCGATCCGGTCGCGGCCGGCTTCGGCGCCCGGGTCTTCGACGCGGGCGACGGCGGCCACAGCGACTATCTGAAGCCCGGTTCACTGTCGCTGGCGAACCTCGCCCGGATCGTCTCCGGACAGGTCCCTTCCGGGGAGGTCCGCCATGCGTGACCTCGTCCGGCGGATCGAGTCCGCGACCCCGCCCGGCCGCGACCGGGCCGTCGACGCGCTGCGTGCCCTCGCGATCCTCGGTGTGGTGCTCGGCCACTGGCTGGTGACCGCACTGGTCACCGACAGCGGCACGGTGCACGGCGCGAGCCCGCTTCAGCACATGCCCCGGCTCGCGCCGGCCTCGTGGCTGTTGCAGACCCTGGCGGTCTTCTTCCTGGTGGGCGGTCAGGTGGGCGCGGCGGGTTACGCGGCGGCCCGTGGCCGGGGTGTCACGTACCGGCAGTGGCTCGGGGCCAGGCTGGTGCGGCTGAGCCGGCCGGTGACCGCCCTGCTGATGGTGTGGGCCGTGGCGGCTGCGGTGATGCTCGTGGCGGGCGTCGGGACGGCGACCGTGTACACGCTGCTCAAGCTGGTGCTGTCCCCGCTCTGGTTCCTGCTGGTCTTCGCGGGACTCACCGCGGCGACCCCGCTGGTCACCGGAGTGCACCCGCTGTGGCCGATCGCCGTCGTGCTGCATGTCGACCTGATCCGCTTCGGTCTGGGCGGGCCGTCCTGGCTCGGCTGGATCAATGTGGCGGCGGGCTGGCTCGTTCCGTACTGCCTGGGCGCGGCCTGGGCGCGCGGCGGACTCAGGGACCGCCGGACGGCCTGGACTCTGCTGCTGGGCGGCGCCGCGGCCACCGCGGGGCTCGTCCTGTGGGCCGGTTACCCGGCGTCCATGGTCGGAGTGCCGGGCTCCCGGACATCCAACATCGATCCGCCCACCCTCGCTGCCGTCACCTTCGGTCTCGCCCAGTGCGGAGCCGCTCTGCTGCTGCTCGGCCCGCTGCGCCGGATACCGGCACGCCCTGCCGCCCGGGCCGCCGTCGCACTGGTCAATCTCTCCGCGATGACCGCCTTCCTCTGGCACCAGACTGCGATGATGGCCGTCACCGCCGTCGGTATGCTCACCGGCCGGGCGCTGCCTGGCCTGCACACCGTCCCGGACGGCTGGGGCTGGGTGCTCGCCCGGCTGGCCTGGCTGCCGGTGTTCGCCGCGGCGCTGCTGGTGTGCTGGGCGGCGTTCCACACGTACGAGCAGGGGCGGCGCGGACGACGCGGACACAGCACAGTCGTACGGACCGGGGTGCTCGCCCCGCAGGGGGAGACACATCATGACCATGCCTGAGGTGGCACGGGGAGAGCGGTGGCAGGAGCGGGGGCGGGCCGCTGTGCGCCGGGCGCCGCGCACCCTGCTGCACGATCTGCTGGAGCCCGCCGACACCCGGCCGGCCATGGGGCAGCCCGGATACTCTTCCTGGCGGCCGGTGTTCGTGGTCCTGGTGGTCCTCTGCGCGGCTCTGCTCGCCCCGATGCAGGCGAACAGTCTCGCGCCGGCCGG comes from the Streptomyces sp. NBC_01471 genome and includes:
- a CDS encoding ATP-binding protein, giving the protein MQNWVHLILAGFVVVVCGCTAVGGVFLARTNDRTTALVDRIQPARSASFQLQKALLDQETGVRGYALSGDESFLEPYEQGIRDERLYRARVGTFIGTGRPYAQDLERIRLAALKWRGEQAGPLIAAVRAEGRGTASAGRVARSKSAFDGLRADMAVQQRHIEAEAARARSGLDASRRTQNRVLIALLAAFALVVVTLSVLLHRIVGRPLYALRTSSETVRGGEFHHRIEVTGPADVRAVGAAVDDMRRRLADELADSLERETLLAGQTEELRRSNSELEQFAYVASHDLQEPLRKVASFCQLLEKRYGDELDDRGKQYIDFAVDGAKRMQVLINDLLTFSRVGRVLDGWKTVGLGTSLDRALANLALVTEESGATVVRPDPLPEVTGDPTSLAMLWQNLIGNAVKFRRAGHPSVVTVGCTAEGDSWHVTVSDNGIGVAPEFAEKIFVIFQRLHARDEYEGTGIGLALCRKIVEFHGGRIWLDESVAEGACIHFTLPVAPDPALAADRSTTPQGETP
- a CDS encoding response regulator, which translates into the protein MNTPVEPIEVLLVEDDPGDELMTREAFADNKIGNTLHVVRDGEEALDFFYRRGAHASAPRPDLVLLDLNLPKYDGRQVLEQVKSDPELCDIPVVVLTTSSAEEDILRSYRLHANAYVTKPVDLEQFMSAVRQIDDFFLTVVRLPHRM
- a CDS encoding NADP-dependent succinic semialdehyde dehydrogenase produces the protein MPIATVNPATGETLQTFEALGAEEIERRLAAAHAAFRSYRTTEFAERARLLNRAADLLESEQADIARTMTTEMGKPVAAARAEAAKCAKAMRWYAKHAAELLADEHPSRADAEDSGAGRAYTRYRPLGVVLAVMPWNFPLWQVVRFAAPALMAGNTGLLKHASNVPQTALYLGELFERAGYPQGCFQTLLIGSGAVEAILRDPRVAAATLTGSEPAGRSVAAVAGDEVKKTVLELGGSDPYIVMPSADVGRAARIAVTARVQNNGQSCIAAKRFIVHTDVYDAFTEEFTTRMAALTVGDPLDESTDVGPLATEQGRTDLEELVDDAVRRGATALCGGGRPEGDDRGWFFSPTVLMGITTDMRIHHEEAFGPVATVYRVTSADEAVRVANDTPFGLSSNVWTRDDGEVDLFVRDLEAGGVFFNGMTASHPALPFGGVKRSGYGRELAAHGIREFCNITTVWHGADPGE
- a CDS encoding MarR family winged helix-turn-helix transcriptional regulator, producing MAMIRSEEPMGIAAALVRTSFLVQAVYTEASREYGLPVQQAQLICVLMAQPRGMGELSTMLGLEKSSLTGLVDRAERRGLVHREPDPLDRRAVRVALSDEGARVSGDFCADASVRMEALADGAGPAERDRLAALLGQLVRGNEVPVVFTEPKRAGAAPSA
- a CDS encoding phosphocholine-specific phospholipase C → MPQFNRRRFLQIAGATAGFSALSNSIDRAAAIPAKRRSGTIKDIEHIVVLMQENRSFDHYFGSMKGVRGFGDPRPVTPVGGKPVWYQSDGTKDVLPYHPDAEDLGMKFIAGLDHDWAGGHKAWNQGKYDQWIPAKSAGTMAHLTRKDIPFHYALADAFTVCDAYHSSFMGATDPNRYYLWSGHVGNDGKGGGPVLGNAEAGYDWTTYPERLEKSGVSWKIYQDIGDGLDKDGSWGWIDDAYRGNYGDNSLLYFNTYRNAKAGDPLYEKARTGTNAKNGDGFFDILRADVKADKLPQVSWVAAPEAFSEHPNWPANYGAWYVSQVLDALTSNPEVWSKTALFVTYDENDGYFDHALPPFPPASADRGASTVDTSLDYFPGDASYGAGPYGLGQRVPMTVVSPWSTGGYVCSEVFDHTSVIRFMEARFGVAEPNISPWRRAICGDLTSAFDFGLQNTRPATLPDTAGFRPPDNDRHDSYVPKAPADPALPKQEAGSRPSRPLPYAPLVDGQAAPADGKFTLTFSGGADAGACFTVTSANRGDGPWTYTAEAGKKLSDTWNTSYSKGSYDLSVFGPNGFLRTFKGPGSTAGPEVTARHRAGDGSVELTMTNAGGADCHLTVSNAYGGKSETFTVRKGKTVVHTVDLRSTRQWYDLTVVSDLDGGYLRRLAGHVETGRPGVSDPAIITG
- a CDS encoding phage holin family protein — encoded protein: MAAGRWRRAGSALFRVIVVWAVSTLTMLALAGLLPDFQLESDNGDSATTVAITAGWGAAAFGLLSALVWPLVVRALLLVPALVLGLLVFFLNGSLLLVALDLIPNGRGTSNPETAVVVAAVMSAVASATSTALTVRDDEAYRRRLSRLASRRRRRRGEDTGRGGPHGTVFLQLDGVGHAALLRAVHDGLMPTVAGWIGSTHRLDAWRTDWSSQTGASQLGILHGSNHDIPAFRWYEKETGDVMVCNRPASAAELQRRAVARTGDGGLLGMDGASRGNLFSGGADELALVLSVAARRDRDHRSRAGYFAYFSDPANAVRTAISFFAEVGREIGESTRARARQEEPRIKRGGLYPFIRAFATVVERDVVVSAVIGDMFAGRTAVYADLVAYDEVAHHSGPHSRDAAKVLARLDRSLALIAKAEDHAPRPYRIVLLSDHGQSPGQTFEGAYGLTLKDLVRAGCGLPVPRRAQRTRSGSEARAAVRVVLHRPVPAGDETPPDPGSDPVVLASGNLGLISFPDVPGRMTREQLDRRNPALLPTLANHPGIGFLLLASEEHGSVVLGPDGAEVPVARLADGEGPLAGFGPGAADAVRRTDAFPHVADVMVNSMYDPETGTVHAFEGQIGSHGGLGGEQSAPFLLAPLDLSAPVDEGQELIGAEQVHRVLRRWLSESAGPQVPLGTAVPVAGGAAPDGTD